Proteins encoded by one window of Rhizobium sp. NLR16a:
- a CDS encoding acyltransferase, giving the protein MSRPDYIPSLDGLRGVAALLVVQAHIGLIFPNTALRNMTMGSEAVGLFFALSGFLMAHLYGARPVTRENVLDFLVSRFARIYPVYLVAVLLVAMLSSTQDLNFVQPITGGTEFLRHVFLLGSSGVFWSIPPEIQFYLFFPILWLCLTCPQRYSGGIAGLAVLVVVDGLLELPGPGILLLSKLPYFLFGALAGAMHPHWDRWTPSPLTGAFTLFLLAVFFTYRHVLPDFSPEFWSLQSAAAAAIIVALVARQPPIAAHVLAAPPVRFFGAISFSLYLFHVPIMFLVGRAFEALMPEPALILVALFVAAAGAWFIHETIEVPSRRLLVGLWQHHRWRAAARETPAETIEQAIVDLQETEKRLLDGATPGATGKQQVPTTSELGAGRTALQDNGDEKLRA; this is encoded by the coding sequence ATGAGCCGGCCGGATTACATCCCCAGTCTCGATGGTCTGCGCGGTGTCGCCGCGCTTCTGGTCGTGCAGGCGCATATCGGGCTCATCTTTCCGAATACAGCCTTGCGTAACATGACGATGGGCAGCGAAGCCGTTGGCCTGTTCTTCGCCCTCAGCGGCTTTCTGATGGCCCATCTCTATGGCGCGCGGCCGGTGACCAGAGAAAATGTCCTGGATTTTCTGGTGAGCCGCTTTGCCCGTATCTATCCGGTCTATCTGGTTGCCGTCCTGCTCGTGGCAATGCTGTCGAGCACGCAAGATCTCAATTTCGTTCAGCCGATCACCGGCGGCACGGAATTTCTCCGCCACGTCTTTCTTCTAGGCTCAAGCGGCGTTTTCTGGTCAATTCCACCCGAAATTCAATTCTATCTGTTCTTCCCGATCCTTTGGCTCTGCTTGACCTGCCCGCAGCGCTATAGCGGTGGGATCGCAGGTTTGGCGGTGCTGGTCGTGGTGGATGGTCTGCTTGAGCTGCCGGGACCAGGCATACTGCTTCTTTCCAAGCTCCCCTATTTTCTGTTCGGCGCCCTTGCCGGGGCGATGCATCCCCACTGGGATAGGTGGACGCCATCCCCCCTCACGGGCGCTTTCACCCTGTTCCTTCTGGCGGTGTTCTTCACCTACAGGCATGTCTTGCCTGATTTCTCCCCTGAATTCTGGAGCCTGCAAAGCGCGGCCGCCGCAGCCATAATCGTGGCGCTGGTCGCTCGACAGCCTCCCATCGCAGCCCATGTCCTGGCAGCGCCACCCGTGCGGTTCTTCGGCGCGATCAGCTTTTCGCTCTATCTTTTCCACGTCCCCATCATGTTCCTTGTAGGCCGGGCTTTCGAGGCTCTGATGCCGGAACCGGCGCTCATCCTGGTGGCGCTTTTTGTTGCGGCGGCAGGAGCATGGTTCATTCATGAGACGATAGAAGTTCCGAGCCGACGCCTGCTCGTCGGCTTGTGGCAGCATCATCGGTGGCGCGCAGCCGCGCGGGAAACTCCGGCTGAGACGATCGAACAGGCGATCGTCGACCTGCAAGAGACCGAAAAGCGCCTGCTGGACGGCGCAACTCCGGGCGCGACGGGTAAACAGCAAGTTCCGACGACCTCTGAACTCGGAGCCGGCCGCACTGCCCTTCAGGATAATGGTGACGAGAAGCTTCGCGCCTAG
- a CDS encoding SURF1 family protein, translating to MSEAPTQKSERQHFRAKRALFAVCLTLLAAILFGLGTWQVQRLGWKRDLIARVDQRVHDAAVPAPARADWGKVNAGSDEYRRVTVEGMLANGKETLVYASTVLGPGYWVMTPLMLADGTAILVNRGFVPTDRRDPASRRDGQISGLIEITGLMRMTEPKGSLLQSNDVAADRWYSRDVAAIAQKRGLGAVAPYFIDADAAANPGGLPVGGLTVIRFPNNHLVYAITWYGLAVMVLALLVFVVRGEIGRGRA from the coding sequence ATGAGCGAAGCCCCCACGCAAAAATCGGAAAGACAGCATTTCCGGGCAAAACGTGCGCTTTTCGCCGTCTGCCTGACGCTGCTTGCCGCCATCCTCTTTGGCCTCGGCACCTGGCAGGTTCAACGCCTGGGCTGGAAGCGCGACCTCATCGCCCGCGTGGACCAGCGCGTGCACGACGCCGCCGTGCCGGCCCCGGCGCGCGCCGACTGGGGGAAGGTCAATGCCGGCAGCGACGAATATCGCCGGGTGACCGTCGAGGGAATGCTGGCAAACGGCAAGGAGACGCTGGTCTACGCCTCGACCGTGCTCGGCCCGGGTTATTGGGTGATGACGCCGCTGATGCTCGCCGACGGCACCGCCATCCTCGTCAATCGCGGCTTCGTGCCGACGGACAGGCGCGACCCCGCGTCGCGCCGCGACGGTCAGATATCGGGCCTGATCGAGATCACCGGACTGATGCGGATGACCGAGCCGAAGGGATCGCTGCTCCAATCCAACGACGTCGCCGCCGACCGTTGGTATTCACGCGATGTCGCAGCGATCGCCCAAAAACGCGGCCTCGGCGCGGTCGCGCCCTATTTCATCGATGCCGACGCCGCTGCAAATCCCGGGGGCCTGCCCGTCGGCGGCCTCACCGTCATCCGTTTTCCCAACAACCATCTCGTCTATGCGATCACCTGGTACGGACTGGCGGTGATGGTGCTGGCATTGCTGGTGTTTGTTGTTCGCGGCGAGATCGGAAGAGGCCGAGCGTAG
- the cyoD gene encoding cytochrome o ubiquinol oxidase subunit IV, whose protein sequence is MSSQAPTHEDAHEAHHGHSHGHQAGHGTFKSYMTGFALSVILTAIPFWAVMSGVVASPALTAVLVMGLGAIQIVVHMVFFLHMNPRSEGGWTMMALIFTLIIVAIALSGSLWVMHHLNSNMMPMSPEMMKNMP, encoded by the coding sequence ATGAGTTCGCAAGCACCCACCCATGAGGATGCCCACGAGGCGCATCACGGCCACAGCCATGGTCACCAGGCCGGCCACGGTACGTTCAAAAGCTACATGACGGGCTTCGCACTTTCCGTCATCCTGACCGCCATTCCCTTCTGGGCGGTCATGTCCGGCGTCGTCGCCAGCCCGGCACTGACAGCGGTGCTGGTGATGGGCCTCGGCGCCATCCAGATCGTCGTCCATATGGTCTTCTTCCTGCACATGAACCCCAGGAGCGAAGGCGGCTGGACGATGATGGCGCTGATCTTCACCCTCATCATCGTCGCCATCGCGCTCTCCGGTTCGCTCTGGGTCATGCATCATCTCAATTCCAATATGATGCCGATGAGCCCCGAGATGATGAAGAACATGCCGTGA
- the cyoC gene encoding cytochrome o ubiquinol oxidase subunit III, which yields MSDQTIDTAEKPEFYLTEDHHPEGSTNLGFWLYLMSDCLIFAVLFATHGVLGRNYAAGPSPADLFDLPIVALNTSMLLFSSITYGFAMLQMERNAKAETLFWLAVTGLFGAAFIGLELYEFIHLIHEGAGPTRSAFLSSFFTLVGTHGLHVTFGIIWLITLMVQVSMHGLVEANRRRLMCLSMFWHFLDVVWIGVFSFVYLLGVLG from the coding sequence ATGAGCGATCAAACCATCGACACGGCCGAAAAGCCTGAATTCTATCTGACCGAAGACCATCATCCGGAAGGGAGCACCAATCTCGGCTTCTGGCTCTACCTGATGAGCGACTGCCTGATCTTCGCGGTGCTGTTTGCCACGCACGGCGTGCTCGGCCGCAACTATGCCGCCGGGCCGTCGCCAGCCGATCTCTTCGATCTGCCGATCGTCGCTCTCAACACCTCGATGCTGCTCTTCTCCTCGATTACCTACGGCTTCGCCATGCTGCAGATGGAGCGGAACGCCAAGGCGGAAACACTGTTCTGGCTTGCCGTCACCGGCCTGTTCGGCGCAGCCTTCATCGGGCTCGAACTCTACGAGTTCATCCACCTGATCCACGAGGGCGCCGGACCGACCCGCAGCGCCTTCCTTTCCTCCTTCTTCACGCTCGTCGGCACACACGGGCTGCACGTCACCTTCGGCATCATCTGGCTGATCACGCTGATGGTGCAGGTGTCGATGCACGGGCTGGTCGAGGCCAACCGCCGCCGCCTGATGTGCCTTTCGATGTTCTGGCACTTCCTCGACGTCGTCTGGATCGGCGTCTTTTCCTTCGTCTATCTGCTCGGAGTTCTCGGATGA
- the cyoB gene encoding cytochrome o ubiquinol oxidase subunit I, which translates to MFSNPDLLKLIFGRLTLDAIPYHEPILVVTFIGVVIGGLAVFGAITYFKFWGPLWHDWICSVDHKKIGIMYVILAVIMLLRGFSDAILMRVQQAIAFNGSEGYLPPHHYDQIFTAHGVIMIFFVAMPFVTGLMNFVVPLQIGARDVSFPFLNNFSFWMTTAGAIIIMLSLFIGEFAQTGWLAYPPLSGAAYSPGVGVDYYIWGLQVAGVGTTLSGINLIATIVKMRAPGMTFMKMPVFTWTALCTNVLIVASFPILTATLALLSLDRYAGTNFFTNDLGGNPMMYINLIWIWGHPEVYILVLPAFGIFSEVVATFSGKRLFGYASMVYATCVIMILSYIVWLHHFFTMGSGASVNSFFGITTMIISIPTGAKIFNWLFTMYRGRIRYEVPMLWTVGFMVTFVIGGMTGVMLAVPPADFVLHNSLFLIAHFHNVIIGGVLFGMFAGVNYWFPKAFGFKLDPFWGKMSFWFWQIGFWFAFMPLYVLGLMGVTRRMSQFEDPSLRIWFIIAAFGVGLIALGIAAFLIQIVVSFMKREELRDDSGDPWDARTLEWSTSSPPPDYNFAFTPVVHDHDSWYDMKRRGYERPLGGFKPIHMPKNTGTGAILSAISVALAFGLIWYMWWLVILSAVALLVVAIGHTFNYKRDFYIPAGKVTETEGKRTALLAEQV; encoded by the coding sequence ATGTTTTCCAATCCTGACCTCCTGAAGTTGATCTTCGGCCGGTTGACCCTCGACGCCATTCCCTACCACGAGCCAATTCTGGTCGTGACCTTCATCGGCGTCGTCATCGGCGGTCTCGCCGTGTTTGGCGCCATCACCTATTTCAAGTTCTGGGGTCCGCTCTGGCACGACTGGATCTGCAGCGTCGATCACAAGAAGATCGGCATCATGTATGTGATCCTGGCCGTCATCATGCTGCTGCGCGGCTTTTCCGACGCGATCCTGATGCGCGTCCAGCAGGCGATCGCCTTCAACGGCTCGGAGGGCTACCTGCCGCCGCACCATTACGACCAGATCTTCACCGCCCACGGTGTCATCATGATCTTCTTCGTGGCGATGCCCTTCGTCACCGGTCTGATGAACTTCGTGGTGCCGCTGCAGATCGGGGCGCGCGACGTGTCCTTCCCCTTCCTCAACAACTTTTCCTTCTGGATGACCACAGCCGGCGCGATCATCATCATGCTGTCGCTGTTCATCGGTGAATTCGCCCAGACCGGCTGGCTCGCTTATCCGCCGCTGTCGGGCGCGGCCTACAGTCCGGGCGTCGGCGTCGACTACTATATCTGGGGCTTGCAGGTGGCCGGTGTGGGAACGACGCTGTCGGGCATCAACCTGATCGCCACCATCGTCAAGATGCGCGCGCCCGGCATGACCTTCATGAAGATGCCGGTCTTCACCTGGACGGCGCTCTGCACCAACGTGCTGATCGTCGCCTCCTTTCCGATCCTGACGGCAACGCTCGCGCTGCTATCGCTCGACCGCTATGCCGGCACGAATTTCTTCACCAACGACCTCGGCGGCAATCCGATGATGTATATCAACCTCATCTGGATCTGGGGCCATCCGGAGGTCTACATCCTGGTGCTGCCGGCCTTCGGCATCTTCTCGGAAGTCGTCGCCACGTTCTCGGGAAAACGCCTGTTCGGCTACGCCTCGATGGTCTACGCCACCTGCGTGATCATGATCCTGTCCTACATCGTCTGGCTGCACCACTTCTTCACGATGGGCTCGGGCGCTTCCGTCAATTCCTTCTTCGGCATCACCACGATGATCATCTCGATCCCGACGGGAGCGAAGATCTTCAACTGGCTCTTCACCATGTATCGCGGCCGCATCCGCTACGAGGTGCCGATGCTGTGGACGGTCGGCTTCATGGTGACCTTCGTCATCGGCGGCATGACCGGCGTCATGCTGGCGGTGCCGCCGGCCGACTTCGTGCTGCACAATTCGCTGTTCCTCATCGCCCATTTCCACAACGTCATCATCGGCGGCGTTCTCTTCGGCATGTTCGCCGGCGTGAACTACTGGTTCCCGAAGGCCTTCGGCTTCAAGCTGGATCCCTTCTGGGGCAAGATGAGCTTCTGGTTCTGGCAGATCGGCTTCTGGTTCGCCTTCATGCCGCTCTACGTGCTCGGCCTGATGGGCGTCACCCGGCGCATGAGCCAGTTCGAGGACCCGTCGCTGCGGATCTGGTTCATCATCGCCGCCTTCGGCGTCGGCCTGATCGCGCTCGGCATCGCCGCCTTCCTGATCCAGATCGTCGTCAGCTTCATGAAACGCGAGGAATTGCGCGACGACAGCGGCGATCCCTGGGATGCCCGGACGCTGGAATGGTCGACCTCCTCGCCGCCGCCGGACTACAACTTCGCCTTCACGCCCGTGGTCCACGACCATGACAGCTGGTACGACATGAAAAGGCGCGGCTACGAGCGCCCGCTCGGCGGCTTCAAGCCGATCCACATGCCGAAGAATACCGGCACCGGCGCCATCCTGTCGGCCATCAGCGTCGCGCTTGCCTTCGGCCTGATCTGGTACATGTGGTGGCTGGTGATCCTTTCAGCCGTCGCGCTGCTGGTGGTGGCGATCGGCCATACCTTCAACTACAAGCGCGACTTCTACATTCCCGCCGGCAAGGTGACCGAAACGGAAGGCAAGCGCACGGCGCTGCTTGCCGAGCAGGTGTAA